In Gopherus flavomarginatus isolate rGopFla2 chromosome 1, rGopFla2.mat.asm, whole genome shotgun sequence, a single genomic region encodes these proteins:
- the KCNJ8 gene encoding ATP-sensitive inward rectifier potassium channel 8: MLARKSIIPEEYVLARIAAENLRKPRIRDQPRKARFIAKSGACNLAHKNIREQGRFLQDIFTTLVDLKWRHTLVIFTMSFLCSWLLFAMMWWLVAFAHGDMYASTENCTGSTKWTPCVTCVRSFTSAFLFSIEVQVTIGFGGRMMTEECPMAITVLILQNIVGLIINAVMLGCIFMKTAQAHRRAETLIFSRHAVIAIRNGRLCFMFRVGDLRKSMIISASVRIQVVKKTTTPEGEIIPIHQQDIPVDNPIESNNIFLVAPLIICHVIDKRSPLYDISASDLVNQDLELIVVLEGVVETTGITTQARTSYIAEEILWGHRFVPIVTEEEGVYAVDYSKFGNTIKVAAPRCSARELDEKPSILIQTLQKSELSHQNSLRKRNSMRRNNSMRRNNSMRRNNSSLIVPKVQFITPEGNQSVCET, encoded by the exons ATGTTGGCCAGGAAGAGTATCATCCCGGAAGAATATGTGCTAGCACGGATTGCTGCTGAGAACCTTCGCAAGCCACGCATCCGGGACCAGCCTCGCAAAGCTCGTTTCATTGCCAAGAGCGGGGCATGCAATTTGGCTCACAAGAACATCCGCGAGCAGGGCCGCTTCTTGCAAGACATCTTCACCACCCTGGTGGACCTCAAGTGGCGCCACACGCTGGTGATCTTTACCATGTCCTTCCTGTGCAGCTGGTTGCTCTTTGCCATGATGTGGTGGCTGGTGGCTTTTGCCCATGGAGACATGTATGCTAGCACCGAGAACTGTACAGGCAGTACTAAGTGGACACCATGCGTGACATGTGTCAG GTCTTTCACTTCTGCTTTCCTCTTCTCCATTGAAGTTCAAGTGACCATTGGTTTTGGGGGCAGAATGATGACAGAGGAATGTCCTATGGCCATCACTGTACTGATTCTGCAGAACATTGTAGGTTTGATTATCAATGCCGTCATGCTGGGCTGCATATTTATGAAAACTGCCCAGGCTCACAGAAGGGCAGAGACCTTGATTTTCAGCCGGCATGCGGTGATTGCCATTCGGAATGGCAGACTTTGCTTCATGTTCAGAGTGGGAGACCTGAGGAAAAGCATGATTATCAGTGCCTCGGTGAGAATACAGGTAGTGAAGAAGACGACTACTCCTGAAGGGGAGATCATCCCTATACATCAGCAAGACATCCCTGTGGATAACCCTATTGAAAGCAATAACATTTTCCTGGTGGCTCCTTTGATCATTTGCCATGTCATAGACAAGCGGAGTCCTCTCTATGATATCTCTGCTAGTGACCTTGTCAACCAAGATTTAGAACTTATAGTGGTACTTGAAGGAGTAGTAGAAACCACTGGCATCACCACACAAGCAAGAACATCTTACATAGCAGAGGAGATCCTGTGGGGCCACCGCTTTGTGCCCATCGTAACAGAAGAGGAAGGCGTGTACGCGGTTGATTATTCCAAGTTTGGCAACACAATCAAGGTAGCAGCTCCGCGGTGCAGCGCTAGGGAGCTGGATGAAAAGCCTTCCATTCTCATCCAGACTCTTCAGAAGAGTGAGCTGTCTCATCAAAACTCTCTGCGGAAACGCAACTCCATGAGGAGGAATAATTCCATGAGGCGGAACAACTCCATGAGGAGGAACAACTCTTCCCTCATTGTGCCCAAAGTACAGTTTATAACGCCCGAGGGGAATCAGAGTGTGTGTGAAACATGA